In a single window of the Microbacterium sulfonylureivorans genome:
- a CDS encoding DUF501 domain-containing protein, producing MTTVPFPPASDTDLAVLREQLGRPARGVVGIAARCVCGNPTVVATSPRLPDGTPFPTFYYLTHPAATAAMSMLEADHVMRELSDELADEDVAAAYGRAHEAYLRDRAAYGEVEEIDGISAGGMPTRVKCLHALAGHALAAGPGVNPIGDRALELSSWSPERCVCAHPGNAR from the coding sequence GTGACGACCGTGCCGTTCCCCCCTGCCAGCGACACCGACCTCGCCGTTCTGCGCGAGCAGCTCGGGCGTCCCGCCCGTGGCGTCGTCGGGATCGCCGCGCGCTGCGTCTGCGGCAATCCCACCGTCGTCGCCACCTCGCCCCGTCTCCCCGACGGCACTCCCTTCCCGACGTTCTACTACCTGACCCATCCCGCGGCGACGGCGGCGATGTCGATGCTCGAGGCCGACCACGTGATGCGCGAGCTGTCCGACGAGCTCGCCGACGAAGACGTCGCCGCCGCCTACGGGCGCGCGCACGAGGCCTATCTGCGCGACCGGGCCGCCTACGGCGAAGTGGAGGAGATCGACGGGATCTCCGCCGGCGGCATGCCCACGCGCGTCAAGTGCCTCCACGCCCTGGCCGGTCACGCGCTCGCCGCCGGCCCCGGGGTGAACCCGATCGGCGATCGTGCTCTCGAGCTGTCGTCGTGGTCGCCCGAGCGCTGCGTCTGCGCGCATCCCGGGAACGCCCGATGA
- a CDS encoding FtsB family cell division protein, with amino-acid sequence MAKTTAPPSRAPRRAGGRAVDVRGWLGGIRLSGFMVIMLGLVVLAAFVLVPTIGTYVDQRQQIAALEAAVEVSREDVAELEAQRERWTDPAYITTQARERLYYVRPGEVVYLVDNDLPPELAPQEQDPVSEEVEQTPTDWMSQLVRSVAAAGLAQTVKAPTVGVPDPEPTRTPTP; translated from the coding sequence GTGGCGAAGACGACGGCTCCCCCTTCTCGTGCCCCGCGGCGGGCCGGCGGGCGTGCCGTCGACGTGCGGGGCTGGCTCGGGGGCATCCGTCTCTCGGGCTTCATGGTCATCATGCTCGGCCTGGTGGTCCTCGCCGCCTTCGTGCTCGTGCCGACGATCGGCACCTACGTCGACCAGCGACAGCAGATCGCCGCACTCGAGGCCGCCGTCGAGGTGAGCCGGGAGGATGTCGCCGAGCTCGAGGCGCAGCGCGAGCGCTGGACCGACCCGGCCTACATCACAACCCAGGCGCGCGAGCGGCTGTACTACGTGCGCCCGGGCGAGGTGGTGTATCTCGTCGACAACGACCTGCCGCCGGAGCTCGCCCCGCAGGAGCAGGACCCCGTCAGCGAGGAGGTCGAGCAGACGCCCACAGACTGGATGTCGCAGCTCGTGCGGTCGGTCGCCGCGGCCGGGCTCGCCCAGACGGTGAAGGCCCCGACCGTCGGGGTACCCGACCCGGAGCCCACTCGGACACCGACTCCCTAG